In Paenibacillus sp. J23TS9, a single genomic region encodes these proteins:
- a CDS encoding PLP-dependent aminotransferase family protein, which translates to MNWKPEHSSEMPMYKQIYIHFENQIRSGTLQSGARLPTERDLARKLSVNRSTVTTAYDELRSSGLIESRQGSGTRVSGFMWETKPIRQPHWQRYNRRVVYDTSEPIRNLVHQSLGHQEIIHMIRGELSHDLMPLSLLHKASQQLNYDVPFSYFEDWRGDVQLRETLARFLSARMDIHSDSANILVTSGVKHALSLIARTLLQPGDAIAVEGPSYLYSMQVFAEEGLRMVKLEVDEEGLIPEQLPTLYQQFGVRMVFTNPTYQNPTGTTLPTSRRHKLLEICEQLNIPLVEDDPYSLLHFSNTSPGVPAIKSMDQKSQYVIYIGTLSKISTPGMRIGYVSAPEQVIRRLAEAKNRMGYSTSHMGERLAYYFLNEEGLDTHLDRVRRELSRRREYMLQAIQREAGEYLELIAPDAPAGGYYLWLRLKDEHAFVSEKAWIEKAIQYGVSFYPGSVFGEGGSKLRLTYASIGIEEIEEGIKRLGRLLREISGNPIG; encoded by the coding sequence GTGAATTGGAAGCCAGAGCATTCGAGCGAGATGCCTATGTATAAACAAATCTATATCCATTTTGAGAACCAAATCCGGAGCGGAACGCTTCAAAGCGGAGCTAGGCTGCCAACCGAGCGGGATCTAGCCCGCAAGCTATCTGTCAATCGAAGTACAGTCACAACGGCTTATGACGAGCTTCGATCATCGGGATTAATTGAATCACGTCAGGGAAGTGGTACACGTGTGAGTGGTTTCATGTGGGAGACGAAACCGATCAGACAACCTCATTGGCAGCGATATAACCGCAGAGTGGTGTATGACACATCCGAACCGATACGTAACCTGGTACATCAATCACTTGGTCATCAAGAGATCATCCATATGATCCGAGGGGAACTGTCTCACGATCTGATGCCGCTGTCATTGCTGCATAAGGCTTCACAGCAGCTGAACTATGATGTTCCCTTCAGTTATTTCGAAGATTGGCGAGGGGATGTGCAGCTCAGGGAAACTCTAGCCCGGTTCTTGTCTGCGCGAATGGATATTCATTCGGATTCCGCAAATATCCTGGTCACAAGCGGCGTTAAGCATGCTCTCTCTCTGATTGCCCGGACACTGCTGCAGCCTGGGGATGCCATTGCGGTCGAGGGTCCGTCCTACTTATATTCGATGCAGGTCTTTGCAGAGGAGGGGCTGCGCATGGTCAAACTGGAGGTTGATGAGGAGGGCTTGATTCCTGAGCAGCTGCCAACACTTTATCAGCAGTTTGGCGTACGCATGGTATTCACCAATCCCACTTATCAAAATCCGACGGGTACCACATTGCCCACATCGCGACGTCACAAACTTCTGGAAATATGCGAGCAGCTCAATATTCCACTTGTTGAAGATGATCCTTACAGTCTCCTTCATTTCAGTAATACATCGCCGGGGGTTCCCGCTATCAAATCCATGGATCAGAAAAGTCAGTACGTCATTTATATAGGTACCCTTTCCAAAATATCGACACCCGGTATGAGAATTGGATACGTTTCCGCTCCTGAACAAGTCATTCGAAGGCTGGCGGAGGCAAAAAACCGTATGGGCTACAGCACAAGTCATATGGGGGAGCGTTTGGCATATTATTTTTTGAATGAGGAGGGCTTGGATACACATTTGGATAGGGTAAGAAGGGAACTGTCCAGAAGAAGGGAATACATGCTGCAGGCCATACAGCGTGAGGCTGGAGAGTATCTGGAGCTTATCGCGCCTGATGCGCCTGCCGGTGGATATTATCTCTGGCTTCGTTTGAAAGATGAACATGCTTTCGTTTCTGAGAAGGCTTGGATCGAAAAGGCTATTCAGTACGGGGTAAGCTTCTATCCTGGATCGGTGTTCGGCGAAGGAGGAAGCAAACTGCGATTAACCTATGCGTCCATTGGCATCGAAGAGATTGAAGAGGGGATCAAGCGATTAGGCCGTCTGCTGCGGGAAATATCCGGGAATCCAATCGGATAA
- a CDS encoding YcdB/YcdC domain-containing protein, with translation MKRGKISTRQAQKRISTKTVAKTVLASTIGLSLLQIPVWAAASTISGTGFAVVKESNVVTNTQTSGENAKITKEQAEQKMIALFPALKDAKLENSSYSETENMPGHQSEWMFNWTITKGNTTYGMSTGVDAVTGDVLSYYQPYNLSAEENAYYPAEITKEKADKLARDFIAQAAPSLKAGELINSTGLTYNTSKALFGPVTYNFNYNIKINGVPSDGEYINIGIDGKGRIFSYNRSATDIQKYPSPKPSISQSEAVNAYKQDLSLTLAYVPFNDFFASPNSKMDWKLAYIPAPYLSAMDALTGKRLNSITRSETTVPKALEYTALPASSNSFKAHQGKTLTSKEAQQLFADFAPSGKDYTLSTNLSNYWMDASKQVWNLNWDNRSVMGMGNDSIHMMVDADTGQLINYNIAIYSMGMNNAEDSKSSKESKSSTAVISESKAREKAIDLVSRYYPEAAKVLRLSNESSTDKTDGKTSYRFVFQRFYKDLPVYSQQVTVAMDGSGKLLSYNMGSLLSEGFEKELNSLTAKVTLEDALRTYKEALGAELRYTADGGYYTETRYLEPTVSLSYVPTFDGERSLPFLNAVTGKSELYGSSTTKDKGDPANLPSDVVSHSASKDLAILLDYNVITPGSDGLLHPDAELSYGDMMNMFSKAVMPDQNYYDSGRLGTQYKDVAADSPYAQATQLFTDRGWLRNTKSSELHPEQKLTREKLADMIIDILHYDQLSKYYNADPKVMSLSDAASIQNKGAVELVLKLGLMAAKDDKFDPARAVTKAEAAQILVLLAHLQGKVDTPISY, from the coding sequence ATGAAACGCGGCAAGATATCTACAAGACAAGCCCAAAAGCGGATTTCCACAAAAACGGTGGCCAAAACCGTTCTGGCAAGTACCATTGGGTTGAGTCTTCTTCAGATTCCGGTATGGGCAGCTGCCTCCACGATAAGCGGAACTGGATTCGCGGTAGTCAAGGAGAGCAACGTTGTTACCAATACCCAGACATCAGGAGAAAATGCAAAGATCACGAAGGAGCAAGCAGAGCAAAAAATGATTGCATTGTTTCCGGCACTTAAAGATGCCAAACTGGAAAATTCCAGTTATTCGGAAACGGAAAACATGCCTGGTCATCAATCCGAATGGATGTTCAACTGGACCATTACGAAAGGCAACACCACGTACGGCATGAGCACAGGAGTCGACGCAGTGACCGGCGATGTACTCAGCTATTATCAGCCATATAATCTTTCCGCTGAAGAAAATGCTTATTATCCAGCAGAAATCACGAAGGAAAAGGCCGATAAATTAGCCAGGGATTTTATCGCGCAAGCTGCTCCATCCCTGAAAGCCGGAGAGTTGATTAATTCTACTGGTTTGACATATAACACCTCCAAAGCGTTATTTGGACCCGTTACATACAATTTTAATTATAATATCAAAATAAACGGCGTCCCTTCTGATGGAGAATACATTAATATTGGCATTGACGGCAAAGGCCGGATATTCAGTTACAATCGTTCAGCTACGGATATCCAAAAGTACCCTTCACCTAAACCGTCCATATCACAATCCGAAGCTGTAAACGCGTACAAGCAGGATCTGTCCCTTACATTGGCCTATGTACCTTTTAATGATTTTTTCGCCTCTCCCAATTCGAAAATGGACTGGAAGCTAGCATACATACCGGCTCCTTACCTGAGCGCAATGGATGCCCTTACGGGTAAAAGATTGAACTCTATTACGAGATCCGAAACGACGGTACCCAAGGCATTGGAATATACGGCGCTTCCGGCGTCTTCGAATTCCTTTAAAGCACATCAGGGCAAGACATTAACATCGAAGGAAGCGCAGCAGCTTTTTGCCGACTTTGCACCTTCGGGTAAGGATTACACATTGTCCACTAACCTTTCAAATTACTGGATGGATGCGAGCAAGCAGGTTTGGAATCTAAACTGGGATAACCGCAGCGTGATGGGTATGGGGAACGACAGTATCCATATGATGGTGGATGCCGATACCGGGCAGCTTATCAATTATAATATCGCGATATATTCTATGGGCATGAACAACGCTGAAGATTCGAAAAGCAGCAAGGAATCAAAGAGCAGTACAGCCGTTATTTCAGAGTCGAAAGCCCGTGAAAAAGCGATTGACCTGGTTTCCCGCTACTATCCTGAGGCAGCCAAAGTACTTAGACTTTCCAATGAGTCATCAACAGACAAGACGGATGGCAAAACCTCTTATAGATTTGTATTCCAGCGGTTCTACAAGGATCTTCCGGTGTATAGCCAGCAGGTAACGGTCGCTATGGATGGCAGCGGCAAGCTCCTGTCCTACAACATGGGTTCTTTACTCTCTGAAGGCTTTGAAAAAGAACTGAATTCCCTTACGGCGAAAGTTACGCTTGAGGACGCTCTCCGTACGTACAAGGAAGCTCTGGGGGCCGAGCTGAGATATACCGCAGACGGAGGTTACTACACGGAGACCAGATACTTGGAACCAACCGTATCACTCAGTTACGTGCCCACATTCGATGGTGAACGTTCCCTTCCATTCCTGAATGCCGTTACAGGCAAAAGTGAATTGTATGGCTCCTCTACAACCAAGGATAAGGGAGACCCAGCTAACCTGCCGTCGGATGTTGTTTCTCACAGCGCAAGCAAGGATCTTGCCATACTTCTTGATTACAACGTCATTACTCCGGGGAGTGATGGCCTGCTCCACCCGGATGCGGAGCTGTCTTACGGGGATATGATGAATATGTTCTCAAAAGCGGTCATGCCGGATCAAAATTATTATGATTCAGGCCGACTAGGTACGCAGTATAAGGATGTTGCCGCAGATAGTCCATATGCCCAGGCAACTCAGCTGTTCACTGACCGCGGATGGCTCCGGAATACAAAGTCCAGCGAGCTTCATCCGGAGCAGAAGCTAACTCGGGAAAAGCTGGCTGATATGATCATCGACATTCTACATTACGACCAACTGTCCAAGTACTATAACGCGGATCCGAAGGTCATGAGCTTGTCCGATGCGGCATCCATACAAAATAAGGGAGCTGTGGAGCTTGTACTGAAGCTCGGACTGATGGCGGCCAAGGATGATAAATTTGATCCTGCAAGAGCGGTTACCAAAGCTGAAGCTGCCCAAATTCTCGTATTGCTTGCCCATCTTCAAGGCAAGGTAGACACACCGATTTCTTACTAA
- a CDS encoding metalloregulator ArsR/SmtB family transcription factor has translation MDQIMDAAEKLKLLGDKTRLTILCLLKDREWCVCELVEVLSISQPGISQHMRKLKSHGVVNEARRGQWVYYSLRVQDNPYIQAVLEYMPGTTGTLSLLNMKEPGQICK, from the coding sequence ATGGATCAGATTATGGATGCTGCGGAGAAGCTGAAGCTTCTTGGCGATAAAACCCGGCTTACCATACTTTGCTTGCTAAAAGACCGGGAATGGTGCGTTTGTGAGCTTGTTGAGGTATTATCCATTTCCCAGCCCGGAATCAGCCAGCACATGAGAAAACTGAAGTCCCATGGCGTCGTGAATGAGGCCAGAAGAGGGCAGTGGGTCTATTATTCGCTTCGTGTTCAGGACAACCCTTATATTCAGGCAGTGCTTGAGTACATGCCAGGAACAACGGGTACATTATCTTTGCTGAACATGAAGGAGCCGGGACAGATTTGTAAATAA
- a CDS encoding M20/M25/M40 family metallo-hydrolase, whose protein sequence is MRSDRMNQSLLRRFIGVISVFLFIGILVVSSLWFENPPKGKGTGTPKTSFSSERAFVHLAHIAVEPHSISSPELEKVRTYIVDQFKSLGLVVEVESYPIQYNRGNGDEHVTLNNIIATLKGSKEGKALMMSAHYDSVARGPGANDDGVAVASMIETARALKVQGKPLHDILFVITDGEEGGLLGAKEFWKASKFKDQVGMVANFEARGASGPSLMFQTSNENGKLIREFAAIAPLPVSNSFLADIYRKMPNDTDLTISLGEGIPGLNFAYVGSWDKYHSAEDTIDNVSKATLQHHGENALAVASHFGTLDLSGLNAKDVEYFNLYGKILYYPQSINLPLAIVLAAALIILSWLFVKRKTARLSNIAAGVGFVTLGIILSALISLGFYELLHVINEQINLQFYHFSFLVITLIVHVLLTMYLRRSRNELEMVLSAAYMFLILVFVMTYLMPGASYMFSLPLVVHSIVLAFLQGSKNPSATLRRSWMIMILSVLPVLLFMSLFHLLFMAMPPIVNVVCAVLFSLNLCMIYPLIRNISDLFKENKGIRRADPLRIEL, encoded by the coding sequence ATGCGTTCTGACAGGATGAATCAAAGCTTGTTACGAAGGTTTATTGGAGTTATTTCTGTATTCTTGTTTATCGGCATACTTGTCGTTTCATCACTATGGTTTGAAAATCCCCCAAAAGGGAAGGGGACGGGAACACCCAAAACCTCATTCTCGTCTGAACGGGCGTTTGTTCACTTAGCCCATATTGCTGTGGAGCCGCATTCCATTTCTTCACCTGAGCTGGAAAAAGTCAGAACATACATAGTGGACCAATTTAAAAGTCTCGGACTCGTCGTTGAAGTGGAATCTTATCCCATCCAATATAACCGTGGAAATGGTGATGAACATGTTACGCTGAATAACATTATTGCTACTCTCAAAGGCTCTAAAGAAGGCAAAGCATTAATGATGTCCGCCCATTACGATTCAGTCGCCAGGGGTCCAGGTGCGAATGATGATGGAGTGGCCGTTGCTTCGATGATTGAGACTGCTCGTGCCTTGAAGGTTCAAGGTAAGCCGCTTCATGACATCTTGTTTGTGATTACGGATGGGGAGGAAGGGGGATTACTGGGGGCGAAGGAATTTTGGAAGGCTTCCAAGTTCAAAGATCAAGTGGGCATGGTCGCTAACTTTGAAGCTAGGGGTGCAAGCGGTCCATCACTCATGTTTCAAACAAGTAATGAAAACGGCAAGTTGATCCGTGAATTTGCAGCCATTGCACCGCTACCTGTCAGCAATTCGTTTCTGGCGGATATTTACCGTAAGATGCCCAATGATACAGATTTGACCATCTCCTTGGGTGAAGGTATTCCGGGCCTGAACTTTGCTTACGTAGGGAGCTGGGACAAATATCATTCGGCTGAGGACACCATCGATAATGTCTCCAAAGCGACGCTGCAGCATCACGGCGAAAACGCACTTGCAGTAGCGAGCCATTTTGGAACATTGGATCTCAGCGGCCTGAATGCCAAGGATGTTGAATATTTTAATCTCTACGGGAAAATTTTATATTACCCGCAGTCCATTAATCTTCCATTAGCCATTGTGTTGGCGGCGGCTCTTATTATACTGAGCTGGTTATTTGTTAAACGTAAAACCGCACGCCTTAGTAACATTGCTGCGGGAGTGGGATTTGTAACGCTTGGCATTATTCTATCGGCACTTATATCTCTAGGTTTCTATGAATTGCTTCATGTTATCAATGAGCAAATCAACCTGCAGTTTTATCATTTTAGTTTCCTCGTGATTACACTGATCGTACATGTACTGCTCACAATGTATCTGCGCCGGAGTCGGAATGAACTCGAAATGGTCCTTTCAGCTGCATACATGTTCCTCATTCTGGTCTTTGTAATGACCTACTTGATGCCGGGTGCAAGCTATATGTTCAGCCTGCCGCTCGTGGTTCATTCTATAGTTCTTGCTTTTCTGCAGGGATCGAAGAATCCATCGGCAACACTCCGCCGCAGCTGGATGATTATGATTCTCTCCGTTTTACCTGTGCTGCTGTTCATGTCTCTGTTCCACCTGCTGTTCATGGCGATGCCGCCGATTGTTAATGTGGTCTGCGCTGTGCTGTTCTCGCTGAACCTGTGTATGATTTATCCGCTGATCCGGAATATCTCAGATCTGTTCAAGGAGAATAAAGGTATCAGGAGAGCAGATCCACTACGGATAGAATTGTAA